The proteins below are encoded in one region of Peribacillus muralis:
- the ispF gene encoding 2-C-methyl-D-erythritol 2,4-cyclodiphosphate synthase, with amino-acid sequence MFRIGQGYDVHQLVEGRPLIIGGITIPYEKGLLGHSDADVLLHTVADACLGAIGAGDIGKHFPDTDPEFKDADSAKLLRHVWAIVKKEGYSLGNADCTIIAQSPKMAPHIEDIRARIADLLDTTVDRINVKATTTEKLGFTGRSEGIAAQAVVLLVESN; translated from the coding sequence ATGTTTCGAATTGGACAAGGTTATGACGTGCATCAGCTTGTTGAGGGAAGGCCACTGATTATTGGCGGCATTACGATTCCGTATGAGAAAGGGCTGTTGGGCCATTCCGATGCGGATGTTCTTTTGCATACGGTAGCCGATGCCTGTCTAGGGGCAATTGGAGCGGGGGATATCGGGAAGCATTTCCCGGATACCGATCCGGAATTTAAAGATGCCGATTCGGCAAAGCTGCTCCGCCATGTATGGGCAATCGTAAAAAAAGAAGGATATTCACTAGGCAATGCCGACTGTACGATCATTGCCCAAAGCCCGAAAATGGCACCGCACATTGAGGATATACGGGCCAGGATCGCGGATCTCCTCGATACAACGGTCGATAGGATCAATGTAAAGGCGACCACTACGGAGAAGCTTGGATTTACGGGCAGAAGCGAAGGAATCGCGGCACAGGCTGTCGTCTTATTGGTTGAATCAAATTAA